A region of Reichenbachiella carrageenanivorans DNA encodes the following proteins:
- the purB gene encoding adenylosuccinate lyase has translation MELNALTAIAPVDGRYRRHTAQLAEYFSEFGLIKYRVHVEVEYFIALCQHPLPQLKHVDSSVFGKLRQLVVEFSETDAQAIKDIEKTTNHDVKAVEYFIKKKFDDLDLAPYKEFIHFGLTSQDINNTAIPLQLKHAVENEYLPLINKITGTLMDLAETWKDIPMLAKTHGQPASPTLLGKEILVFHERLTQQINMLDGVKYGAKFGGATGNMNAHHIAYPEVNWIKFANNFVDNTLGLRRSYPTTQIEHYDDMAALFDNLKRINTILIDFSRDIWQYISMGYFKQKIVKGEVGSSAMPHKVNPIDFENAEGNLGIANANYDFLSGKLPISRLQRDLTDSTVLRNVGVPISHSFIALKSLEKGIGKLELNQHAIEYDLDQNWAVVSEAIQTILRREAYPEPYEALKALTRGNQEITHQVIKDFVDTLDVSDELKKQLKSITPFNYTGINPLG, from the coding sequence ATGGAATTGAATGCACTCACGGCGATCGCGCCTGTAGACGGAAGATATAGACGACATACCGCTCAGCTAGCGGAATATTTTTCAGAGTTTGGATTGATCAAATACCGGGTTCATGTGGAGGTGGAGTATTTCATCGCTTTGTGTCAGCACCCGTTACCGCAACTAAAGCATGTAGACAGTTCTGTTTTTGGTAAGTTGAGACAACTCGTGGTGGAATTTTCTGAGACTGATGCGCAAGCAATCAAGGACATCGAGAAAACTACCAATCACGATGTGAAAGCCGTAGAATACTTCATCAAAAAGAAATTTGATGATTTAGATTTAGCACCATACAAGGAATTCATTCATTTTGGATTGACTTCTCAAGACATCAACAATACGGCAATTCCTTTGCAACTCAAACATGCTGTGGAAAACGAATATTTGCCATTAATCAATAAAATCACTGGCACATTGATGGATCTCGCCGAAACATGGAAGGACATTCCTATGCTAGCAAAGACACATGGTCAGCCAGCCTCTCCTACCTTGCTAGGCAAAGAAATATTGGTCTTCCATGAGCGGCTCACACAGCAGATCAACATGCTGGATGGCGTAAAATATGGCGCTAAATTTGGCGGAGCAACTGGGAATATGAACGCTCACCATATCGCCTACCCAGAAGTGAATTGGATTAAGTTTGCTAACAACTTTGTGGACAACACTTTGGGGCTGAGAAGAAGTTACCCAACCACTCAGATTGAGCACTATGATGATATGGCTGCTTTGTTTGATAATCTGAAAAGAATCAACACGATCTTGATCGACTTTAGCCGTGACATCTGGCAGTATATCTCTATGGGCTATTTCAAGCAGAAAATCGTGAAGGGCGAGGTAGGTTCTTCTGCCATGCCACACAAAGTGAACCCAATCGACTTCGAAAATGCGGAAGGTAACTTAGGTATAGCCAACGCGAATTATGACTTCTTGTCTGGCAAATTGCCAATCTCAAGATTGCAAAGAGACTTGACGGATTCTACGGTATTGAGAAATGTAGGCGTGCCGATTAGTCACTCTTTCATTGCGTTGAAGTCATTAGAAAAAGGAATTGGCAAATTGGAATTGAACCAGCATGCGATTGAGTATGACTTGGATCAAAACTGGGCGGTGGTTTCCGAGGCGATTCAAACGATCTTGAGAAGAGAGGCCTATCCAGAACCGTATGAGGCATTAAAGGCGTTGACACGTGGCAACCAGGAAATCACGCATCAGGTGATTAAAGACTTTGTGGACACTTTGGATGTTTCTGATGAATTGAAGAAGCAGCTGAAGTCGATTACTCCGTTTAATTATACCGGGATTAATCCTTTGGGATAA
- a CDS encoding hemolysin family protein has translation MDPYLVGVILICIIFSALFSGLEIAFITTNKLHIELQGQQGSISARILSKFARKPSNFIATTLIGNNLTLVIYGIFMAMLLDPWFERVLPIQFQNDLVILLLQTIISTIIVLFTAEYIPKSIFLVNPYRLLSFLAVPFLVIYYILSPAVFLIVLASKFFIVKLLRLNYSDEIPVFGLTDLNNYIKKIAADRIDQAEQDVDTKYFNNALGFKTVKVRECMIPRTEIIAVDVNASIDDLNNQFIESGHSKIIIYDESIDDVIGYCHSLELFKKPTDIKSILTKIIIVPETMPANELLLQMITDHKTLALVVDEYGGTSGIVSIEDIIEEIFGEIHDEHDESDLLEEKLNDQEYLLSARQEITYLNETYGWSLPKGDFDTIGGLILSINENLPEKGQIIDFEGFSIEILHMEEARIEKVRLKINPPNLTA, from the coding sequence ATGGACCCCTATCTCGTCGGAGTAATTCTCATTTGTATCATTTTTTCAGCCTTATTTTCAGGGTTAGAAATAGCCTTCATTACGACCAATAAGCTTCATATCGAGCTGCAAGGACAGCAAGGGAGTATTTCCGCCCGCATTCTCTCCAAGTTTGCACGAAAGCCTTCCAACTTCATCGCGACCACCCTGATAGGCAATAACCTGACCTTAGTCATATATGGTATATTTATGGCAATGCTGCTCGACCCTTGGTTCGAACGGGTGCTCCCCATACAGTTTCAAAACGACCTTGTGATTTTGTTGCTACAGACCATTATATCTACCATTATAGTACTATTCACCGCAGAATATATTCCCAAAAGTATTTTCTTGGTCAACCCCTACCGACTGCTATCTTTTCTTGCCGTACCATTTTTAGTAATATATTATATCCTTAGCCCAGCGGTATTTTTGATTGTGCTTGCTAGCAAATTCTTCATTGTGAAATTGCTAAGGCTAAATTATTCAGATGAAATCCCTGTGTTTGGGTTGACCGACCTCAACAATTACATCAAAAAAATTGCAGCAGATAGAATAGATCAAGCGGAGCAAGACGTAGATACCAAATACTTCAACAATGCTTTAGGTTTTAAAACCGTCAAAGTAAGAGAGTGTATGATCCCACGTACGGAAATAATAGCCGTAGATGTAAACGCTAGTATCGATGACCTCAACAATCAATTTATAGAAAGTGGTCACTCCAAGATTATCATATACGACGAGTCTATTGATGATGTAATTGGGTATTGTCATTCGCTTGAGCTTTTCAAAAAACCGACGGATATTAAAAGTATCTTGACCAAGATTATTATCGTGCCCGAAACCATGCCTGCCAATGAGCTGCTACTGCAGATGATTACCGATCACAAGACTTTGGCATTGGTGGTAGACGAATATGGCGGTACCTCTGGTATTGTGAGTATTGAAGACATTATCGAAGAGATATTTGGAGAGATACATGATGAACATGACGAGTCAGATTTGCTCGAAGAAAAGCTGAACGACCAAGAGTATCTGCTAAGTGCCCGACAAGAAATCACTTACCTCAACGAAACTTATGGATGGTCTTTGCCCAAGGGAGATTTTGACACGATCGGAGGGCTCATTTTGTCCATAAATGAAAACCTGCCTGAAAAGGGTCAAATCATTGATTTTGAGGGGTTTTCAATTGAGATTTTACACATGGAAGAAGCCAGAATCGAAAAGGTTCGCCTTAAAATAAATCCGCCCAACTTAACCGCGTGA
- a CDS encoding tetratricopeptide repeat protein, producing MKKLVLLGLFIAINTISIAQQGWKWPEDVETAKEKNALYVDAVKSKQYATAQAPHQWLLDNAPDLNESLYINGAKIYEGLVDAESDPAKKVALQEKALQMYDDRIKYFGDEANVLNRKAFTAYKYYKGNKSKYQELMTLFDKTFDMNQAETLDNNLMAYMDVVRRYKLSGGAITDEEVIDKYGMISDVIDGKIKTGRNVPRLEKIQANVDKLLTATVTVDCQFVEDKLAPKMRENKDPKMAKKVFQLMLSAKCSDSPTFVEAAEIVYETEPAFGLAKVIALKHASGGDMNKAIEYYTQALELTDDNLKKSEIYLSMSQMYASNGNKSAARTNARKALANDPSASKAYTLIGNLYMQSYNDCKAGVSKVDDRLVFIAAYNQYKKAGDQNAMNSAKEQFPSIEEIFELGLTEGQSMTVGCWINETVILERRP from the coding sequence ATGAAAAAGCTAGTACTGTTAGGATTATTTATCGCGATAAATACGATCTCAATTGCACAGCAGGGATGGAAGTGGCCAGAGGATGTGGAGACGGCCAAGGAAAAAAACGCATTGTATGTAGACGCTGTAAAAAGCAAACAATATGCGACAGCACAAGCACCACACCAATGGTTGCTAGATAATGCTCCTGACCTCAACGAATCATTATATATCAATGGAGCTAAAATCTATGAAGGACTGGTAGATGCAGAATCTGACCCTGCTAAAAAAGTAGCACTTCAAGAAAAGGCACTTCAAATGTATGATGATCGTATCAAATATTTTGGAGACGAAGCAAACGTACTCAATAGAAAGGCATTTACTGCATACAAATATTACAAAGGCAACAAATCTAAATATCAAGAGTTGATGACTTTGTTTGACAAAACATTTGATATGAACCAAGCAGAAACGTTGGATAACAACTTGATGGCTTATATGGATGTGGTAAGAAGGTACAAGTTGAGTGGTGGGGCCATTACCGACGAAGAAGTGATCGATAAGTATGGGATGATCTCAGATGTGATCGATGGTAAGATCAAAACAGGCCGTAATGTACCAAGGCTAGAAAAAATTCAGGCTAATGTGGACAAACTGTTGACCGCTACAGTAACAGTAGACTGTCAGTTTGTGGAGGACAAATTAGCACCTAAGATGAGAGAAAATAAGGATCCGAAAATGGCAAAAAAGGTGTTTCAGTTGATGCTAAGTGCTAAATGTTCGGATAGCCCTACTTTCGTAGAGGCTGCGGAGATTGTTTATGAAACAGAACCTGCTTTTGGATTAGCTAAAGTGATCGCACTAAAGCATGCGTCTGGTGGAGACATGAACAAAGCGATCGAATATTATACGCAAGCATTAGAATTGACCGATGACAATTTGAAAAAATCTGAAATTTATCTAAGCATGTCTCAAATGTATGCCTCTAACGGCAACAAGTCTGCAGCAAGAACAAATGCTAGAAAAGCATTGGCCAACGACCCTTCTGCTAGTAAAGCATACACGTTGATTGGCAACTTGTACATGCAGAGCTACAATGACTGCAAAGCGGGTGTGAGCAAAGTAGATGACCGATTGGTATTTATCGCAGCATACAACCAATACAAAAAAGCAGGTGATCAAAATGCAATGAACAGCGCTAAGGAGCAATTTCCTTCAATCGAAGAAATTTTCGAATTGGGACTTACTGAAGGTCAGTCGATGACAGTAGGTTGCTGGATCAATGAAACAGTAATATTGGAAAGAAGACCTTAA
- a CDS encoding peptidylprolyl isomerase yields the protein MAAINTLREKGGKIIVFLIGFSIVAFVGADLLGPNSTLLGGGKTNVGEIAGSKISYQDFLAKQDEIEFNWTQSNRRTPTGNDLTNIRNLTWDALVAEYAFKNEYSAIGLAVSDEEIVDMVQGDNISPEIRQAFSDPQTGEFSKDNVVAFLQSLGEQTPAQRANWYNFEKNLGPARLRLKFDNLLIKTNYATEAEAKSKYVNESNTAEINYIYVPYLSMADTAIKVSDSELNAYLDDHEKEYQREESKTIKYVSFDVVPSAEDTAMVVEQIEKLKQELINTDNDSTFAVVNSDGSDAFAAYTPGQLPAVYQGDDVVMGSGAFVGPVVENGSYTIYKVSTISPSDTYSARASHILFKWASDTDAEKAKAKKEARDILRQIKGGADFAEMARLHGTDGTASKGGDLGWFSDGAMVAPFQEAVFAASKKGLLSDVVETQFGYHIIDVTETKTNKVYKIAKISLDIFVSDETRNEFYREAENFAMSATTLEELEEKAKEVNVPIKTAARVRKNDRRITGVTEGRNIVFWAYNTANFNEVSEVFEIDDQYVIAVVTEEQEEGVADLESVRYEITKKVRDEKKAKLIMDKLNAQSGALDEIAAAYGQGAKVYNMPALKLSTNTLKSVGLAPEAVGTAFSMQNGETTKPFAVDNGVLIIEMVNKLEAPEVSDYESYRTQVLQQRQGRIAYGVDQTIKDLAEIKDERYKFF from the coding sequence ATGGCAGCAATAAATACGCTAAGAGAAAAGGGGGGTAAGATTATTGTTTTCCTGATCGGTTTTTCAATTGTGGCATTCGTAGGTGCTGACCTATTAGGCCCAAATTCTACCTTGCTAGGAGGTGGTAAAACTAACGTCGGAGAAATCGCAGGCTCCAAGATATCCTACCAGGATTTTCTAGCTAAGCAAGACGAAATAGAATTCAACTGGACACAGTCCAACAGACGAACGCCTACTGGCAACGATTTGACAAACATTCGTAACCTTACTTGGGATGCGCTTGTTGCGGAGTACGCATTCAAAAATGAGTATAGCGCCATTGGTCTAGCTGTATCTGACGAAGAAATCGTAGATATGGTACAGGGTGACAACATCAGTCCTGAAATCAGACAAGCTTTTTCTGATCCACAAACAGGAGAATTTAGTAAAGACAATGTAGTGGCTTTCTTGCAAAGCCTTGGCGAGCAGACTCCTGCACAGAGAGCCAATTGGTACAACTTCGAAAAGAACTTGGGTCCAGCTAGGTTGAGATTGAAATTCGACAATCTGTTGATCAAAACCAATTACGCGACTGAAGCAGAAGCAAAGTCTAAATATGTAAATGAGTCTAATACCGCAGAGATCAATTATATCTATGTGCCTTATCTCTCTATGGCAGATACGGCGATCAAAGTATCGGACAGTGAGTTAAATGCTTATTTGGATGATCACGAAAAAGAATATCAAAGAGAAGAATCTAAGACGATCAAGTATGTATCGTTCGATGTAGTACCGTCTGCCGAAGATACCGCGATGGTTGTAGAGCAGATCGAGAAGCTGAAGCAAGAACTTATCAATACGGACAATGATTCTACTTTCGCAGTAGTTAATTCAGATGGTTCAGATGCTTTTGCCGCTTATACCCCTGGTCAGTTGCCAGCTGTCTATCAAGGCGACGATGTAGTAATGGGTTCTGGTGCATTTGTAGGACCTGTAGTAGAAAATGGTAGTTACACTATTTATAAGGTATCTACCATATCGCCAAGCGATACTTATTCTGCTAGAGCAAGCCACATACTATTCAAATGGGCAAGTGATACAGATGCTGAAAAAGCTAAAGCTAAAAAGGAAGCTAGAGATATACTCAGACAAATCAAAGGAGGTGCTGATTTTGCGGAAATGGCAAGATTACACGGCACTGACGGCACAGCATCCAAAGGTGGTGACCTAGGCTGGTTCTCAGATGGAGCCATGGTAGCACCATTTCAAGAGGCTGTATTTGCAGCCTCTAAGAAGGGACTGTTGAGCGATGTGGTTGAGACTCAATTTGGTTACCACATCATTGATGTGACTGAGACCAAAACGAACAAAGTGTATAAAATCGCTAAAATCTCTTTAGATATTTTTGTGAGCGATGAGACTAGAAACGAATTTTATAGAGAGGCTGAAAACTTTGCTATGAGCGCTACAACCTTAGAAGAACTAGAGGAGAAAGCGAAAGAAGTAAATGTGCCTATAAAAACTGCTGCTAGAGTTCGTAAGAACGACAGAAGAATCACAGGAGTAACAGAAGGTAGAAATATAGTATTCTGGGCATACAATACAGCCAACTTTAATGAGGTATCGGAAGTATTCGAAATCGACGACCAGTATGTAATTGCTGTCGTAACAGAAGAACAAGAAGAAGGTGTGGCTGATTTGGAATCTGTACGATACGAAATCACTAAAAAAGTGAGAGATGAGAAGAAGGCCAAGTTGATCATGGACAAACTCAATGCGCAGTCTGGTGCTTTGGACGAAATAGCAGCTGCTTATGGGCAAGGCGCTAAGGTGTACAACATGCCAGCGTTGAAATTGAGCACCAACACATTGAAAAGTGTAGGGCTCGCACCAGAGGCTGTCGGTACCGCATTTTCTATGCAAAATGGGGAGACTACAAAACCTTTCGCAGTAGACAATGGCGTATTGATCATCGAAATGGTAAACAAGCTAGAAGCTCCTGAGGTATCAGATTACGAATCATATCGTACGCAAGTATTGCAGCAGCGTCAGGGCAGAATTGCTTATGGTGTAGACCAGACGATCAAAGACCTTGCAGAAATCAAAGACGAAAGATATAAGTTCTTTTAG
- the lptC gene encoding LPS export ABC transporter periplasmic protein LptC produces MKKIALVVCLMSALCGCKEQKKVDHELYDGPEVTMRNIDMLVSDSAIVKLRLVARTQLQLANQDRDFPDGIYLRFYSPIGLVTSTLVADKGYYFSKEDYYKAEGNVIMRSLFSGDELSTELLNWDPAKEQIYTDNFVTIKTEDEVMTGEGLEASQNFEEYTILKPSGTMSIMPVGPAETEDN; encoded by the coding sequence ATGAAAAAAATCGCACTTGTTGTTTGCCTGATGAGCGCTTTATGCGGATGCAAAGAGCAAAAAAAAGTGGATCATGAACTCTATGATGGGCCAGAAGTCACGATGCGAAATATCGATATGCTCGTATCGGATTCGGCTATTGTGAAGTTACGGCTTGTAGCACGTACCCAGTTACAACTTGCCAATCAAGATAGGGATTTTCCTGACGGGATTTATCTTAGGTTTTATAGCCCTATTGGCTTGGTTACGTCTACTTTGGTGGCCGACAAAGGCTATTATTTTTCCAAAGAAGATTATTATAAAGCAGAAGGAAATGTAATCATGCGGAGCCTATTTAGCGGAGACGAATTGTCCACGGAGCTGCTCAATTGGGATCCAGCCAAAGAACAAATCTATACAGACAACTTTGTGACCATCAAAACCGAAGATGAAGTGATGACTGGTGAAGGATTGGAAGCCAGTCAAAACTTTGAAGAATATACCATTTTGAAGCCAAGCGGTACGATGAGTATTATGCCAGTAGGCCCCGCAGAAACCGAAGACAACTGA
- a CDS encoding DUF493 domain-containing protein — MDHATDSFKEKLDTTYSFPALYMFKFIVRPDQVGQIEKQFSEHEVILKPSSGGKYVSTTIKIMASSSDEIIEHYKEAAKIEGIISL; from the coding sequence ATGGATCACGCTACAGACTCATTCAAAGAAAAACTTGATACTACGTATAGTTTCCCAGCACTCTATATGTTTAAGTTTATAGTAAGGCCAGATCAAGTAGGCCAAATAGAAAAGCAGTTTTCTGAACACGAGGTGATACTGAAACCATCAAGTGGAGGAAAATATGTAAGTACTACAATCAAAATTATGGCTTCTTCGAGCGACGAGATCATCGAACATTATAAGGAAGCTGCTAAAATCGAAGGAATAATTTCCCTCTAG
- a CDS encoding alpha-L-fucosidase: protein MKIILQLLVAFGFLVGISSCQQGNTESSSSLPQKEGLSWEDQKFSMFIHWGIYSIPAGIWNGEQISGYSEQIKGHAKIPTNKYRQLTKQFNPIHWNPDSVALLAKAAGMKSVVITAKHHDGFCLFDSKYTDFDVVDATPYKNDIIKGLSDACRKQGIDFGVYFSIIDWDFPGAMPFESTRNCDSIPPAHHQYNLNQVRELLTNYGEISELWFDMGAPTPEQSKEIADLVKSLQPNCMVSSRLWNDQGDFIVMGDNKKAQLKMGVPWQSPASMFHETWSYRSWQERPSVASKIEEKVQDLVAVVSSGGNYLLNIGPRGDGSIVPFERDVLLGIGNWLEVNGEAIYATDAFPVESQEWGYVTSKPGKLFLNVLSSSAEDSIVVKNLEGKFSKAYSLVNSDNPLPIQKSNSGVSIAVNNAHLGIDPVSVIVLEYDQRETIYQPSSLVSLGKDGTYALNGDNAEKYFSTSGTSYITRTNRVVKMKWYVPKSDMQNMKVNINYQSLNAEPLVLLVNGKSHELDDQQQSLNQQLTTIDLNQNQINEIELVQKNNCCPHKDLAIDAVSLVIH from the coding sequence ATGAAGATTATTTTACAACTGTTAGTTGCTTTTGGTTTTTTAGTTGGCATAAGTTCTTGTCAGCAGGGTAATACAGAAAGCTCAAGCTCACTACCCCAAAAAGAGGGATTGAGCTGGGAGGATCAAAAATTTTCAATGTTTATTCACTGGGGGATCTATTCCATTCCTGCTGGCATATGGAATGGTGAGCAAATCAGCGGATATAGCGAGCAAATAAAAGGTCACGCCAAGATCCCAACAAATAAGTACCGTCAACTCACGAAGCAATTCAATCCAATCCATTGGAACCCTGATTCAGTTGCGTTACTGGCGAAGGCTGCAGGAATGAAGTCTGTGGTCATCACTGCAAAACACCATGATGGTTTTTGTCTTTTCGATTCCAAGTACACAGACTTTGACGTGGTGGATGCCACACCATACAAAAATGACATCATCAAAGGTTTGTCAGATGCTTGCCGCAAGCAAGGGATAGATTTTGGAGTGTATTTTTCAATCATCGACTGGGATTTTCCTGGCGCCATGCCTTTCGAGTCGACAAGGAATTGTGATTCTATACCTCCGGCGCATCATCAATACAATCTAAATCAGGTTCGGGAGCTGCTCACCAATTACGGAGAGATCTCCGAATTGTGGTTTGATATGGGAGCCCCGACGCCAGAGCAAAGCAAGGAAATCGCTGACCTTGTCAAATCATTGCAGCCGAATTGTATGGTCAGTAGTCGTCTTTGGAACGACCAGGGGGATTTTATCGTGATGGGTGACAACAAAAAAGCACAATTGAAAATGGGCGTGCCGTGGCAATCTCCCGCTTCGATGTTTCACGAAACGTGGAGCTACCGATCATGGCAGGAAAGACCTAGTGTCGCAAGTAAAATCGAAGAAAAAGTCCAGGATCTTGTTGCTGTTGTAAGTTCGGGTGGCAACTACCTGCTGAATATTGGGCCGAGGGGCGATGGTTCGATTGTTCCATTTGAGCGAGACGTATTGTTGGGTATTGGAAATTGGTTGGAGGTTAATGGTGAAGCTATTTACGCTACGGATGCCTTTCCTGTAGAGAGTCAGGAGTGGGGATACGTTACCTCAAAGCCAGGAAAGTTATTTTTGAATGTACTGTCTTCGAGCGCTGAGGATTCAATAGTGGTAAAAAACCTTGAAGGAAAATTTTCAAAAGCATACTCACTGGTAAATTCAGATAATCCACTACCCATACAAAAATCAAATTCGGGTGTTTCAATTGCCGTGAATAATGCACATTTGGGTATAGACCCGGTGTCGGTCATCGTTTTGGAATATGATCAGCGTGAGACGATATATCAGCCTTCCAGCCTTGTGTCCCTAGGTAAGGACGGGACGTATGCCCTCAATGGAGATAATGCCGAAAAATACTTTAGCACAAGCGGTACGAGCTATATCACCAGGACGAATAGAGTAGTCAAAATGAAGTGGTACGTTCCCAAATCTGATATGCAAAACATGAAGGTCAATATAAATTATCAAAGCCTGAATGCAGAGCCACTCGTACTTTTAGTGAATGGGAAATCGCATGAATTAGATGATCAGCAGCAATCTTTGAATCAACAACTAACGACTATTGATTTGAATCAAAATCAAATCAATGAAATCGAATTGGTGCAAAAGAATAACTGTTGCCCACACAAGGATCTAGCGATTGACGCTGTCAGTTTAGTTATACATTGA